The following coding sequences are from one Musa acuminata AAA Group cultivar baxijiao chromosome BXJ2-4, Cavendish_Baxijiao_AAA, whole genome shotgun sequence window:
- the LOC135610977 gene encoding serine/threonine-protein kinase 54-like produces MKEGGGDGFVRADQIDLKRLDEQLERHLSRPRTIEKRKEEERQREEWEIDPLKLVIKGVIARGTFGTVHRGVYDGQDVAVKLLDWGEEGNRTEAEISALRAAFSQEVSVWHKLDHPNVTKFIGAAIGAADLNIQTENGHLGMPSNVCCVVVEYLPGGALKSFLIKHHRRKLAFKVVVQMALDLGRGLSYLHSQKIVHRDVKTENMLLDRTGTVKIADFGVARIEAQNPNDMTGETGTLGYMAPEVLNGNPYNRKCDVYSFGICLWEIYCCDMPYPDLSFSEITSAVVRQNLRPEIPRCCPSSLANVMKVCWDANPDKRPEMDEVVTMLEAIDTSKGGGMIPPDQQQGCFGCFRRHRGP; encoded by the exons ATGAAGGAAGGGGGCGGAGATGGGTTCGTGAGAGCGGACCAGATCGATCTGAAGAGGTTGGACGAGCAGCTGGAGCGGCACCTCAGCCGACCGAGGACGattgagaagaggaaggaggaggagaggcagaGGGAGGAGTGGGAGATCGACCCCTTGAAGCTGGTTATCAAGGGGGTCATCGCCAGGGGCACCTTCGGCACGGTCCACCGCGGAGTCTACGACGGCCAGGACGTCGCCG TGAAGTTGCTTGACTGGGGCGAAGAGGGAAACAGAACAGAAGCTGAAATCTCTGCACTTCGAGCAGCGTTCTCTCAGGAAGTCTCGGTTTGGCATAAGCTTGATCATCCTAATGTAACTAAG TTTATTGGGGCTGCCATTGGGGCAGCAGACCTGAACATACAAACAGAAAATGGTCATCTCGGCATGCCGAGCAATGTTTGCTGTGTTGTTGTCGAATATCTTCCTGGTGGTGCACTGAAATCATTTCTTATAAAACACCACAGAAGAAAGCTAGCTTTCAAGGTAGTCGTCCAAATGGCTTTGGATCTTGGGAGAGG GTTAAGTTATCTTCATTCCCAAAAGATTGTGCACAGAGATGTGAAGACAGAAAATATGCTTCTAGATAGGACAGGAACAGTAAAAATTGCCGACTTTGGTGTTGCTCGTATCGAGGCTCAAAATCCTAATGACATGACGGGTGAGACAGGAACCCTTGGTTACATGGCACCCGAG GTCCTCAACGGCAACCCTTATAATAGAAAATGTGATGTTTATAGCTTTGGCATCTGCCTGTGGGAGATATACTGTTGTGACATGCCGTATCCTGACCTTAGCTTTTCCGAGATAACGTCTGCTGTTGTGCGGCAG AACTTGAGACCAGAGATCCCACGATGCTGCCCAAGCTCTCTGGCAAATGTGATGAAAGTCTGCTGGGATGCAAACCCTGACAAGCGACCGGAGATGGATGAGGTAGTGACCATGTTGGAAGCTATCGATACATCGAAGGGTGGAGGTATGATTCCTCCTGATCAGCAACAAGGATGTTTCGGGTGTTTCCGCAGGCACCGAGGCCCTTGA